One genomic region from Phorcysia thermohydrogeniphila encodes:
- a CDS encoding endonuclease MutS2, with product MFKGVGRQLEFTKLLEATANLSKSEAGKRYVLSIFPTTNRETAEKNLQITDAFTKLLSERTIPLERFPDISPTLQKLSAEGVVLSVEELIAILKVIRQSSVLKKFFLNLDNRFERIKHFGERLSDFGELRERLEKTVDDSGEILDTASPKLRSIRRNIVTVTARIKQKLESLTNRFPEICPDRIITERDGRYVILVKPHFRSKFSGIVHDRSSSGQTLYVEPTSVVEDNNRLRELKAEEKEEIKRILSEISRLVAERKVELKSSFRALVEIDARQAVALMSLKLKGTLPQFTNKVELKNARHPLLVLQGKEVVPIDIELKNGLVITGPNTGGKTVALKTVGLLSMMAQSGFLIPAEEGSNLRFFKKWMADIGDEQSIEQSLSTFSAHVKNVAEILREADEDSLVLLDELGAGTDPIEGSALAIGILKYLKDRRAKVIVTTHFTPVKLFAWKDDYFEVASVLFDEKSLKPLYKLAYGIVGRSYAFVIAKRYGIPEEVIENARSLMTAEDRLAEDIIKILEKEYQSLSEKRAEVERLKEELERKRRELEEKEREVRERALKEIRSFIEELERKSQEVFKKAHSQKVRQEIKQIIVTAKSREEALSEIKPKREAKVGDTVKILKSGRKGKVIEIDKNRKLAKVLVGNLKVDVKLSQLEVVEETPVKQETVGIDAPKPKRFFPELKILGMRGEEALRAVEQFLDDASILGIKRVKIIHGHGEGILKRLVREYLKESPYVKSFRSGSIEEGGDGVTIVEL from the coding sequence ATGTTCAAAGGAGTGGGACGCCAGTTAGAGTTCACAAAACTCTTAGAAGCAACTGCTAACCTTTCAAAAAGTGAAGCCGGAAAGCGTTACGTTCTCTCTATTTTCCCGACTACAAACAGAGAAACTGCTGAAAAAAACCTTCAGATAACCGACGCCTTTACAAAGCTCCTTTCAGAAAGAACCATTCCCTTAGAGAGATTTCCAGACATATCGCCAACCCTACAAAAACTCTCGGCAGAAGGAGTCGTTTTAAGCGTTGAGGAGTTAATTGCCATCCTAAAAGTTATCCGTCAGTCATCAGTTCTTAAAAAGTTCTTCCTCAACCTTGATAACCGTTTTGAAAGGATAAAACACTTTGGAGAAAGGCTTTCCGACTTTGGAGAGCTAAGAGAAAGGCTTGAAAAAACCGTAGACGATTCAGGGGAAATCTTAGATACAGCCTCCCCAAAGCTAAGAAGTATCAGAAGAAATATCGTAACTGTAACCGCCCGTATAAAGCAGAAGCTTGAGTCGCTAACAAATAGATTCCCGGAAATCTGCCCCGACAGAATCATCACAGAAAGGGACGGCCGTTACGTTATCTTGGTAAAGCCCCACTTTAGGAGCAAGTTTTCAGGAATCGTCCACGACCGCTCTTCCTCCGGCCAGACCCTCTACGTAGAGCCGACCTCGGTAGTTGAGGACAACAACAGGCTCAGGGAGTTAAAAGCAGAAGAAAAGGAAGAGATAAAAAGAATCCTCTCAGAAATTTCTCGTCTTGTAGCAGAAAGGAAGGTAGAGCTAAAGAGTAGCTTCAGGGCTTTAGTTGAAATAGACGCCCGTCAAGCCGTAGCCCTCATGTCCTTAAAACTAAAGGGCACTCTGCCCCAGTTTACAAACAAGGTAGAGCTAAAAAACGCAAGACACCCCTTACTCGTCCTTCAGGGTAAAGAAGTCGTCCCCATTGACATTGAGCTAAAAAACGGACTTGTCATAACAGGGCCAAACACCGGAGGAAAGACCGTCGCCCTAAAGACTGTAGGACTCCTCTCTATGATGGCGCAGTCGGGATTTCTCATTCCGGCAGAGGAAGGAAGTAATCTAAGGTTCTTTAAGAAGTGGATGGCAGACATAGGAGACGAGCAGAGCATTGAACAGTCCCTCTCAACATTTAGCGCCCACGTAAAGAACGTTGCAGAGATACTAAGAGAGGCCGACGAGGACTCATTAGTTCTTCTTGACGAGCTCGGAGCAGGAACAGACCCGATAGAAGGTTCTGCCCTTGCCATCGGAATACTTAAATACTTAAAAGACAGAAGGGCAAAGGTTATAGTTACAACCCATTTCACCCCCGTAAAGCTCTTTGCTTGGAAGGACGACTACTTTGAAGTAGCTTCAGTCCTCTTTGACGAAAAGAGCCTAAAGCCACTCTATAAGCTTGCCTACGGGATAGTCGGAAGGAGCTACGCCTTTGTAATAGCAAAACGCTACGGAATTCCAGAGGAGGTAATAGAAAACGCCCGTTCTCTAATGACGGCAGAGGACAGGCTGGCAGAGGACATAATAAAGATACTTGAAAAGGAATACCAGAGCCTCAGCGAGAAGAGAGCAGAAGTTGAAAGACTAAAAGAGGAGCTTGAAAGGAAACGTAGAGAGCTTGAAGAAAAGGAAAGGGAAGTAAGGGAGAGAGCTCTTAAAGAAATACGCTCCTTCATTGAAGAGCTTGAGAGGAAGAGTCAGGAAGTCTTTAAAAAAGCCCACTCACAAAAGGTACGCCAAGAGATAAAACAGATTATCGTAACTGCAAAGAGCAGAGAAGAAGCCCTCTCCGAAATCAAGCCAAAGAGAGAGGCAAAAGTCGGAGACACAGTAAAAATCCTCAAGTCCGGAAGAAAAGGAAAAGTCATTGAAATAGACAAAAACAGGAAACTGGCAAAGGTTTTAGTCGGAAACCTAAAAGTTGACGTAAAACTCTCCCAGCTTGAGGTCGTAGAAGAAACCCCTGTAAAACAGGAAACCGTCGGCATAGACGCTCCAAAACCTAAAAGGTTCTTCCCGGAGCTAAAAATACTCGGAATGAGAGGAGAAGAAGCCCTAAGAGCCGTAGAGCAGTTCCTTGACGACGCCTCCATCTTAGGAATAAAACGTGTCAAAATAATCCACGGCCACGGCGAAGGAATCCTAAAGAGACTCGTCAGAGAATACCTCAAAGAGTCCCCTTACGTAAAATCCTTCCGCTCCGGAAGCATAGAAGAAGGAGGGGATGGAGTAACAATAGTAGAACTATAG
- a CDS encoding GatB/YqeY domain-containing protein: MGLKERLLQDMKEAMRAKDKVKLSTIRMINSLIKNAEIDKRGELTDDEIVQLLMKYAKQRREAIEMYEKGGRQDLVEKEKAELAVVESYLPKQLSEEEIRELVREAIEVVGASSPKDLGKVMQYVMPKVKGRAEGSLVNKIAREELSG, translated from the coding sequence ATGGGACTTAAGGAGCGTCTCCTTCAGGATATGAAAGAGGCAATGAGAGCCAAAGACAAAGTAAAGCTCTCAACTATCAGAATGATTAATTCCCTCATCAAGAACGCAGAGATTGACAAGAGAGGGGAGCTCACCGACGACGAAATCGTCCAGCTCCTCATGAAGTACGCCAAGCAGAGGCGCGAAGCCATTGAAATGTACGAAAAGGGTGGCAGACAGGACCTCGTTGAGAAAGAGAAGGCCGAACTTGCAGTTGTTGAGTCCTACCTTCCAAAGCAGTTAAGCGAAGAGGAAATCAGGGAGCTTGTAAGGGAAGCCATAGAGGTAGTTGGGGCTTCCTCCCCGAAAGACCTCGGCAAGGTAATGCAGTACGTTATGCCAAAGGTTAAGGGGAGAGCAGAAGGCTCTCTCGTTAACAAAATCGCAAGGGAAGAGCTCTCAGGCTAA
- the rpsU gene encoding 30S ribosomal protein S21, translating to MATVYVREGEPFEKALKRFKKLCEKEGILTEIKRREYYEKPSEKRKRKAMAARKRLIKALKKRGLLPPKGKKKKK from the coding sequence ATGGCAACAGTTTACGTACGTGAGGGAGAGCCGTTTGAGAAAGCACTAAAGAGGTTCAAGAAGCTTTGCGAAAAAGAGGGTATCCTCACTGAGATTAAGAGGAGAGAGTACTACGAGAAGCCAAGCGAGAAGAGAAAGAGAAAGGCTATGGCAGCAAGGAAGAGGCTTATTAAGGCTCTCAAGAAACGTGGTCTTCTCCCTCCAAAGGGTAAGAAGAAGAAAAAGTAA
- the hemB gene encoding porphobilinogen synthase, with product MITGKFPELRLRRLRKNETIRRMVRENVLSVDDFIYPLFIVEGEGVKEEIPSMPGQYRYSIDRVIEEVGEVKELGIPAIILFGIPAHKDELGSDSFSDEGIIQRAIRAIKKEYPDMYVITDVCFCEYTSHGHCGYLKCDGDSCNVDNDRTLELLKKQVVSHAKAGADMVAPSGMMDGMIKAIREALDEAGFTEIPIMSYAAKYASAYYGPFRDAAESAPSFGDRRSYQMDPANSDEALREVALDIQEGADIVMVKPALAYMDVIRRVKETFKYPTAAYNVSGEYAMVKAAAMKGWIDERKVVLETLLSMKRAGADLILTYHAKDAAKWLKEG from the coding sequence ATGATTACCGGTAAGTTTCCAGAGCTCCGTTTAAGAAGGCTCAGGAAAAACGAAACCATCAGGAGAATGGTAAGGGAGAACGTTTTAAGCGTTGACGACTTCATATACCCCCTATTCATCGTTGAGGGAGAAGGCGTAAAAGAGGAAATCCCATCAATGCCCGGCCAGTACCGCTACTCCATAGATAGGGTTATAGAGGAAGTAGGAGAGGTTAAAGAGCTCGGAATCCCTGCTATTATCCTCTTTGGAATCCCTGCCCACAAGGACGAGCTCGGCTCAGACTCCTTCTCAGATGAGGGAATAATCCAGAGAGCTATAAGGGCAATCAAGAAAGAGTATCCCGACATGTACGTAATAACAGACGTCTGTTTCTGTGAGTACACTTCCCACGGCCACTGTGGCTACCTAAAGTGTGACGGGGATTCCTGCAACGTTGATAACGATAGAACCTTAGAGCTCTTAAAGAAGCAGGTTGTATCCCACGCTAAAGCCGGTGCAGATATGGTTGCTCCTTCTGGAATGATGGACGGAATGATAAAGGCAATAAGGGAAGCCTTAGACGAGGCCGGATTTACAGAAATTCCCATAATGTCCTACGCAGCCAAGTACGCCTCAGCCTACTACGGCCCATTTAGAGACGCTGCAGAATCAGCCCCATCCTTTGGAGATAGACGCTCCTACCAGATGGACCCGGCAAACTCAGACGAAGCCCTAAGGGAAGTTGCCTTAGACATTCAGGAAGGAGCAGACATTGTAATGGTTAAGCCTGCCCTTGCCTACATGGACGTAATAAGGAGAGTAAAAGAAACCTTTAAATACCCAACGGCCGCCTATAACGTTAGCGGTGAATACGCAATGGTCAAAGCAGCCGCAATGAAAGGGTGGATAGACGAAAGGAAGGTAGTTTTAGAAACCCTCCTCTCAATGAAGAGAGCCGGAGCAGACCTCATTCTCACCTACCACGCTAAAGACGCCGCCAAGTGGCTAAAGGAGGGATAA
- a CDS encoding uroporphyrinogen-III synthase: MRVFISAEVSREQEERLKKAGFSVTAFPLIKTSPLPFEPEEAYRFNPDFVVISSKNGVKHFFSRVSPSEFKNAKFIAVGSSTSQKLRELGIEPLIPENFSGEGVIELLKTLDLKGKRFLIVRPKVARKLVSEFLSEQGAVVKELLVYETVPDSSRKEQLQREIQNGFEVLAFTSPSNFKAFLELLGDSSEELLRRAKLIPIGHVTAKAIEKRGFKVFKIPSTYTLDGIVELIISELKTN; encoded by the coding sequence GTGAGGGTTTTCATCTCTGCTGAAGTTTCAAGAGAGCAGGAGGAAAGACTTAAAAAAGCTGGATTTAGCGTAACAGCCTTTCCCCTCATAAAGACCTCTCCTCTACCTTTTGAGCCGGAAGAGGCCTACCGGTTTAACCCCGATTTCGTAGTTATCTCAAGCAAGAACGGAGTTAAACACTTCTTTTCAAGGGTTTCTCCTTCTGAGTTTAAGAATGCCAAGTTCATAGCCGTTGGGAGCTCCACCTCCCAAAAGTTAAGAGAGCTCGGAATAGAGCCCCTCATTCCTGAAAACTTTAGTGGAGAGGGAGTTATTGAGCTCCTAAAAACCTTAGACTTAAAAGGGAAACGCTTTTTAATAGTCAGGCCTAAGGTGGCAAGGAAACTTGTTTCAGAGTTTTTAAGTGAGCAGGGAGCAGTCGTTAAGGAGCTCCTTGTCTATGAGACCGTTCCGGACTCTTCACGTAAGGAGCAGTTACAAAGGGAAATCCAGAATGGATTTGAGGTTTTAGCCTTTACAAGCCCGTCAAACTTTAAAGCTTTCTTAGAACTCCTTGGAGACTCCTCAGAGGAGCTCCTTAGAAGGGCAAAACTAATCCCCATTGGCCACGTAACGGCAAAGGCAATTGAAAAGAGGGGCTTTAAGGTCTTTAAAATCCCTTCTACCTACACCTTAGACGGTATTGTAGAGCTGATAATCTCTGAACTCAAAACGAATTAA
- the hemC gene encoding hydroxymethylbilane synthase yields the protein MKIRIGTRKSKLALWQSEWVKEQIEKKFPGVEVELVKITTKGDKILDVPLAKIGDKGLFTKEIEEAMLRGEVDIAVHSLKDVPSKLPDGLTLIAFSKREDPRDAFLSCGKYTLETLPQGATVGTSSLRRKAQLKILRPDLNIKDLRGNVDTRIRKLKEGQYDAIILAAAGVKRLGWENEIDQILPVDKMIPSVSQGILGIEGREGDDEIIRIVRKAVNCKSSEIAATVERAFLRTVEGGCQVPLGCYAEVKEGKVHVRAFISDLNGEFFYKEEGVFRVNSIEEADRVGTEVAERLLSAGGREILKELLGEK from the coding sequence ATGAAAATCCGAATCGGGACGAGGAAGAGCAAGCTTGCCCTCTGGCAGTCCGAGTGGGTAAAGGAGCAGATAGAGAAAAAGTTCCCCGGCGTTGAAGTAGAGCTCGTAAAAATAACAACAAAAGGAGACAAAATCCTTGACGTTCCTCTGGCAAAAATCGGAGACAAGGGACTCTTCACAAAAGAAATTGAAGAGGCAATGCTAAGAGGAGAAGTTGACATAGCCGTTCACAGCTTAAAGGACGTTCCTTCAAAACTTCCGGATGGATTAACCCTCATAGCCTTTTCAAAAAGAGAAGACCCCCGGGACGCATTCCTCTCCTGTGGAAAGTACACCCTTGAAACGCTTCCGCAAGGCGCTACCGTCGGAACGAGCTCCTTAAGGAGGAAGGCTCAGCTAAAAATCTTAAGGCCAGACCTTAATATAAAGGACTTAAGGGGAAACGTTGACACGAGAATCAGGAAGTTAAAGGAGGGACAGTACGACGCCATAATCTTGGCAGCAGCAGGCGTAAAGAGGCTCGGCTGGGAAAATGAGATAGACCAAATCCTACCCGTTGACAAAATGATTCCTTCCGTCTCTCAAGGGATTTTAGGAATTGAGGGAAGAGAAGGAGACGATGAAATCATCAGGATAGTAAGGAAAGCTGTAAACTGTAAGAGCTCCGAAATTGCCGCAACAGTTGAGAGGGCTTTCTTAAGAACCGTTGAGGGTGGTTGTCAAGTTCCCCTCGGGTGCTACGCAGAGGTTAAGGAAGGGAAAGTTCACGTAAGGGCCTTTATCTCTGACCTTAACGGAGAGTTCTTCTACAAGGAAGAGGGCGTATTTAGGGTAAACTCCATTGAAGAGGCAGACCGCGTAGGAACAGAAGTTGCAGAAAGACTCCTCTCTGCCGGAGGAAGGGAGATACTTAAGGAGCTCTTGGGGGAAAAGTGA
- a CDS encoding glycosyltransferase family 9 protein: protein MRRVLVFQTAFLGDLILVSPLLKSLKRTFPGAEVSLVVRKGFEEVFRGAPFVSQIIPFDKKGVWKFSRLLASGDFELVVSPHRSHRTSLILWLSGIKRRIGFDKAGFSFFYTDRVKYRMGKGIHEIDRNLDLLRPLERDYSVVYDREPELPLTPAEVGKALKKFSLEKSYVVLAPGSVWRTKAWLPEYYAEVANYFKGKGLTVVLVGSPSDSPYCKRVEELSEGVINLCGKTSLREFFSVVKGALLVISNDSSPVHVAISVGTPVLEIYGATVPEFGFFPYRNGLYVELEDLHCRPCGIHGGRKCPEGHFKCMVDLKPEVVIEKAEELLSSLS, encoded by the coding sequence TTGAGAAGAGTTCTCGTTTTTCAGACGGCCTTTTTGGGAGACCTGATACTCGTTTCGCCACTTCTTAAGTCGCTGAAGAGAACTTTTCCGGGTGCAGAGGTCTCCTTAGTTGTTAGGAAGGGCTTTGAGGAGGTTTTTAGGGGAGCTCCCTTCGTTTCACAGATTATTCCCTTTGACAAGAAGGGCGTCTGGAAGTTTTCACGGCTTTTAGCTTCAGGAGACTTTGAACTTGTCGTTTCTCCCCACAGGTCTCACCGCACTTCCCTTATCCTCTGGCTTTCGGGGATTAAAAGGCGAATTGGCTTTGATAAAGCAGGATTTTCCTTCTTTTATACGGATAGAGTGAAGTATAGAATGGGAAAAGGAATTCACGAGATAGACAGAAACCTTGACCTTTTAAGACCCTTAGAGAGGGATTACTCTGTAGTTTACGATAGAGAACCGGAGCTCCCTCTAACCCCTGCTGAAGTTGGAAAAGCCCTGAAAAAGTTTTCCCTTGAAAAGTCCTACGTTGTTCTTGCCCCCGGCTCTGTCTGGAGGACTAAGGCTTGGCTTCCCGAATACTACGCCGAGGTTGCAAATTACTTTAAAGGGAAAGGTTTAACCGTTGTTCTTGTCGGCTCGCCTTCAGATTCTCCCTACTGTAAGCGGGTAGAGGAGCTCTCTGAGGGAGTTATTAACCTCTGCGGGAAAACTTCATTGAGGGAGTTCTTCTCTGTAGTAAAGGGAGCTCTCCTTGTTATTTCTAATGACTCCTCTCCGGTTCACGTGGCAATTTCTGTTGGAACGCCGGTTCTTGAGATTTACGGTGCTACCGTTCCTGAGTTTGGTTTCTTTCCTTATAGGAACGGCCTTTACGTTGAGCTGGAAGACCTTCACTGTCGTCCCTGTGGAATTCACGGAGGGAGAAAGTGTCCAGAGGGACATTTTAAGTGTATGGTTGACCTAAAGCCGGAAGTTGTTATAGAGAAGGCCGAGGAACTTTTGAGTAGTCTCTCATAA
- a CDS encoding methionine adenosyltransferase, whose translation MNIRVTPLDVQPVWSSEIEIVERKGIGHPDTICDALAERLSAELCKFYKEKFGFVLHHNVDKNLLVGGRAEPKFGGGEVIESIEIFLSGRAIKEYKGVKVPVEEIAVESAKEWLKENIHAIDPEKHVKIYTHIRPGSVDLVDIYMRQLKEGVPLSNDTSFGVGYAPFDDLENVVYHIEKKLNDKKTKEAHPEIGEDIKVMGVRIGEKIKITIACAFVDRFVKDINDYVEKRENVRNMAYEVAKQFTEREVEVHINTGDDIENQNVYITVTGTSSEAGDDGEVGRGNRVNGLITPYRPMSLEAAAGKNPITHVGKLYNITANEIAKAVVESIPEIEEAYCYMVSQIGKPVNEPLAVDVKVRAKEEPAKFQEPIEKIVKECLAGMKDTWKRLVEEEITVY comes from the coding sequence ATGAACATACGGGTTACTCCTTTAGACGTTCAGCCGGTCTGGAGCTCCGAGATTGAAATCGTTGAGAGGAAGGGGATTGGGCACCCCGATACTATCTGTGATGCCCTTGCTGAAAGGCTGTCTGCGGAGCTCTGTAAGTTCTACAAGGAGAAGTTTGGATTTGTTCTCCACCACAACGTTGATAAGAACCTCCTCGTAGGTGGAAGGGCTGAGCCAAAGTTTGGTGGAGGAGAAGTTATTGAGTCCATTGAGATATTCCTCTCCGGTAGGGCAATTAAGGAGTACAAAGGAGTAAAAGTTCCTGTTGAGGAAATTGCAGTTGAGAGTGCAAAGGAATGGCTTAAGGAGAACATTCACGCGATAGATCCTGAAAAGCACGTGAAGATATACACCCACATAAGGCCTGGTTCTGTAGACCTCGTTGACATTTACATGAGACAGCTCAAAGAGGGTGTTCCCCTTTCAAACGATACCTCCTTTGGTGTCGGCTACGCTCCCTTTGACGACCTTGAGAACGTTGTCTACCACATAGAGAAGAAGCTCAACGATAAGAAGACTAAGGAAGCTCATCCAGAGATTGGAGAAGACATTAAGGTAATGGGCGTTCGCATAGGGGAGAAAATCAAGATAACAATCGCCTGTGCCTTTGTTGATAGGTTCGTAAAGGACATAAACGACTACGTTGAGAAGAGAGAGAACGTTAGGAATATGGCCTACGAGGTTGCCAAGCAGTTTACAGAGAGGGAAGTTGAAGTTCACATAAACACCGGTGACGACATTGAGAACCAGAACGTCTACATAACCGTTACGGGAACTTCCTCTGAGGCCGGAGACGACGGAGAAGTCGGAAGAGGTAACAGGGTAAACGGCTTAATTACTCCATATAGACCTATGAGCCTTGAAGCTGCTGCCGGTAAGAACCCGATTACACACGTCGGAAAGCTCTACAACATTACAGCTAACGAGATAGCCAAAGCTGTTGTTGAGAGCATTCCTGAAATTGAAGAGGCCTACTGCTACATGGTGAGCCAGATAGGAAAGCCGGTTAACGAACCTTTAGCTGTTGACGTTAAGGTTAGAGCTAAGGAAGAGCCCGCGAAGTTCCAAGAACCCATAGAGAAAATCGTAAAAGAGTGCCTTGCCGGCATGAAAGACACTTGGAAGAGACTCGTTGAAGAGGAGATAACCGTTTACTAA
- a CDS encoding KamA family radical SAM protein, whose amino-acid sequence MSEKFIKTLKEVERFLELSDREKEAFKEVTSLYPFSSTEYYLRIASKSLAVRRMLLPSLEEVDDSIQRFGSEDPLCEERDKKTSLLTHRYPDRVLIVTTNVCPVLCRFCMRKRNWKKPPFFISDDEIEKAVSYVRENKKVRDVLISGGEPLILPIEKLRKLLLSLKEIEHVEVIRIGTRLPVVFPQKLFERELLSLLEEAEKVWVNTHFNHPDEITEEAKLAVRNLLKAGIPVNNQTVLLKGVNDSPEILEKLFRELQKIKVRPYYLFHCDPVKGVMHFSTTITKGLEIVEELFKKLSPLAIPYYAVDGPGGYGKVPLMPERYRKEGNRYIFRSFNGKTFKMDDR is encoded by the coding sequence TTGAGTGAGAAGTTCATAAAAACCTTAAAAGAGGTAGAAAGGTTTCTGGAGCTCTCAGATAGGGAAAAGGAAGCCTTTAAAGAGGTTACCTCCCTTTACCCTTTTTCGTCAACAGAGTACTACCTCAGGATAGCCTCAAAAAGCTTAGCCGTTAGGAGGATGCTCCTACCCTCCTTAGAAGAAGTTGACGACAGCATACAGCGCTTTGGAAGTGAAGACCCCCTATGTGAGGAGAGGGATAAGAAAACCTCCCTCCTCACCCACCGCTACCCTGATAGGGTTCTAATCGTCACGACAAACGTCTGCCCCGTCCTCTGCCGTTTCTGTATGAGGAAGAGGAACTGGAAGAAACCTCCATTTTTCATAAGCGATGATGAGATAGAAAAGGCCGTAAGCTACGTGAGGGAGAACAAAAAGGTAAGGGACGTCCTTATATCGGGAGGAGAGCCTTTAATACTCCCCATTGAAAAACTAAGGAAACTCTTACTCAGTCTAAAAGAAATAGAACACGTTGAAGTGATAAGAATAGGAACGAGGCTTCCCGTCGTATTCCCTCAAAAGCTCTTTGAGAGGGAGCTCCTTTCACTATTAGAGGAGGCCGAAAAGGTCTGGGTGAACACCCACTTTAACCACCCGGACGAGATAACCGAAGAGGCCAAGTTGGCCGTTAGAAACCTTTTAAAGGCCGGAATTCCAGTAAACAACCAGACAGTTCTCTTAAAGGGAGTAAACGACTCTCCCGAAATCCTTGAAAAGCTGTTTAGGGAGCTCCAAAAGATTAAAGTTCGCCCCTACTATCTCTTTCACTGCGATCCTGTTAAGGGAGTAATGCACTTTTCAACAACAATAACGAAGGGCTTGGAGATAGTGGAGGAGCTCTTTAAGAAACTCTCTCCCCTTGCAATTCCCTACTACGCCGTTGACGGCCCCGGCGGCTACGGAAAAGTCCCCCTAATGCCCGAGCGCTATAGGAAGGAAGGAAATAGATACATCTTTAGAAGCTTTAACGGTAAAACTTTCAAAATGGACGATAGATAA
- a CDS encoding MBL fold metallo-hydrolase has protein sequence MGQGRIENLGHSSFLVKVGGRTILTDPFLTDSAGGIKRVVPPAKLPEELSPDVVLISHAHYDHLDLKTLRRLKGEFTVVTPERCAKVVKGREVVELADFESTEVKGIKILKVPAKHNRGRNILYPDTGVGGFVFTVEGLTFYFAGDTAFSPELYALIAERAPAIDFAMLPIGGFMPFPFRRFHQTPEEAFRGFCLLNARNLVPIHFGTWHLIPFYVKREKAVERLLSCSYICGREKGVLVIRPGEFFDI, from the coding sequence ATGGGGCAAGGCCGAATAGAAAATTTAGGTCACTCTTCATTCCTCGTAAAGGTAGGCGGTAGAACCATTCTTACAGACCCCTTCCTTACAGACTCTGCCGGTGGAATAAAGAGGGTAGTTCCTCCTGCAAAACTTCCTGAGGAGCTCTCCCCCGACGTTGTCTTGATCTCCCACGCCCACTACGACCACTTGGATTTAAAGACCTTGAGGAGACTAAAGGGAGAATTTACTGTGGTAACCCCTGAAAGGTGTGCTAAAGTGGTAAAAGGAAGGGAGGTTGTGGAACTGGCCGACTTTGAGTCCACAGAGGTAAAGGGAATAAAAATCCTAAAAGTTCCTGCAAAGCACAACAGGGGGAGGAACATTCTCTACCCAGACACAGGCGTTGGTGGCTTTGTCTTTACGGTAGAAGGTTTAACCTTTTACTTTGCCGGCGATACAGCCTTTTCGCCGGAGCTTTACGCCTTAATAGCCGAGAGGGCTCCAGCGATAGACTTTGCAATGCTTCCTATAGGAGGCTTCATGCCTTTCCCTTTTAGGAGGTTTCACCAAACTCCGGAAGAGGCGTTTAGAGGTTTCTGTCTTTTAAATGCCCGCAACCTTGTCCCTATTCACTTTGGGACTTGGCACCTCATCCCTTTCTACGTGAAGAGGGAGAAAGCCGTTGAAAGGCTTCTTTCCTGTAGCTATATTTGTGGACGGGAAAAGGGAGTTCTGGTTATCAGGCCGGGGGAGTTTTTTGACATTTAA